The nucleotide sequence ACGGCCAATGTCGTTGTGGAACTGGCGGTGGTTGCAGTAACGGCTTTAGTGTTTGTTGATGTTTTCTTTGCAAGCGCAGTGAATACGGGAGACAGCTACCTCAAACTAAATATGGCGGAGGGAGTAGGATTCGAACCCACGGGGCGCTTGCACGCCCAACGGTTTTCAAGACCGCCGCTTTCGGCCGCTCAGCCATCCCTCCGCAGGTTATATTATAACCTTCAAATTCCAATTTCTAAACTCTAAATCCTAGACAAATTCCAAATTTCAAATGTTGAAGGCTCACTAAACGCTTGCTTCCTCCACTGCCCGATTTTGGTGATTTAATATTCTAGATGTTTCGGGTTGAGACATTCGGATTTGGAATTTGCTTCACCACCGTATGAGACTTGAACCCCACGTAAGGCCACCGCCAAAAGCTGTCAGGAGCACGAGCTTTCCTTTTGTAATGGTCCCGTCCCTTACCGCTTCGTCGAGGGCGATCGGCACTGTCGCAGATGATATGTTTCCGTACTTGTTTATGGTGACGTAGACCTTTTCCATGGGAGTCTTCAGCTTACGCGCAACTCCTTCCATGATTCTTATGTTTGCCTGATGCGGGATGATGAGATCCACATCTTCTATCCTATAGCCGTTGGTCCTTACTGCTTCCATCGCAGCGTCTGCAAAATGGTTCACCGCAGTGCGCAATGAAGTGTTCGCATTTATCATCTTGAGGAAGTGAAGTCCCTTGTCGACGCTCTCATGCGAAATGGGCGTTGTAAGAGAGCCTCCGCCCGGCATAAGCAATTCGCGCCCGTTCTTGCCGTCAGTGTGAATGTGTGTTGAAAGAACCTCAGCCCCCTGGGACGTCTCTGTGAGAATCACCGCGCCAGCCCCGTCGCCCCACAGAATGCAGCTCTCCCGTTCCTTCCAGTTTACTGTCCTGCTCATGATCTCACCGGCACAGACCAGTGCTTTTTTGTTAAAGCCGGCCCTGATAAGAGCTGAGGCCACATGGAGTGAGAAGATAAATCCGGTGCATGCCGCAGTGACGTCAAAGGAAACCGCATTGTCGCAGCCCAGTTTTGCCTCTAGCCAGTTTGCACCCGCGGGACAATGCGTGTCCGGAGTTATCGTGCCGAGCACTATAAGGTCTATGTCGGAGGGCTGAAGTCCGGCAGCCGCTATGGCCCGCTCAGAAGCCACTTTGCAAAGCTCTGAAACACCTGTCCCGGGCTCGGCAATCCGCCTTTCTTTTA is from Syntrophorhabdales bacterium and encodes:
- a CDS encoding beta-ketoacyl-ACP synthase III, whose product is MRLGIVGTGSYVPEKVLTNFDLEKILDTSDEWIYTRTGIKERRIAEPGTGVSELCKVASERAIAAAGLQPSDIDLIVLGTITPDTHCPAGANWLEAKLGCDNAVSFDVTAACTGFIFSLHVASALIRAGFNKKALVCAGEIMSRTVNWKERESCILWGDGAGAVILTETSQGAEVLSTHIHTDGKNGRELLMPGGGSLTTPISHESVDKGLHFLKMINANTSLRTAVNHFADAAMEAVRTNGYRIEDVDLIIPHQANIRIMEGVARKLKTPMEKVYVTINKYGNISSATVPIALDEAVRDGTITKGKLVLLTAFGGGLTWGSSLIRW